Genomic window (Granulicella arctica):
CGTTGGCAGAACGTCCGCTTCTTGAGAGGTCCTTCATGTTGAACACGACGCGCCGTCAGGCGCTGAAGCTGCTGAGTGGGGCCGGAGTCACTCTGGCGACAAAGAATATGTTTTCCCAGACTGTGACGTCCGGCCCCTTCAAGGCCTCGCTGGATTCTCTCAAGACCTGGACCATTCCCGACTGGTTTGCGGACGCCAAGTTTGGCATATGGGCTCATTGGGGCCCGCAGTCCGCAGTCGGCGATGGCGACTGGTACGCGCGCAACATGTACGTCGAAGGAACGCCGCAGTATGCGTACCATCTGCAGCGCTTCGGCCCGCAATCCAAAGTTGGCTATAAAGATCTGATTCACCTGTTCACCGCGAGCAAATGGGATCCTGAACATCTGATGGACCTGTACGCAAAGGCGGGAGCAAAGTATTTTTTCTCAATGGGCGTACACCATGACGGTTACGATCTTTGGAATTCGAAGTACCAGCCACGCTGGAACTCCGTAGCGAGCGGACCGAAGCGAGATGTCGTCGGGGAGTGGGGAGCCGCGGCCCGCAAACGTGGCTTGCGCTTCGGCGTCAGTGAACACCTTTCAAATAGCTTTGAGTGGCTTGCCCCATCCCACCTGGCAGATACCAAAGGACCATTCGCCGGGGTCCCCTATGACGGGCAGGACCAAGCGTTTGCGGATCTCTACCATGACTATTCGAAGGAGCCGAAGGGCTTCGCACGAAGTATTGCCAAGGATGCGATGGGGCGTAACCAGGCACCGGAGTGGTGGAAGCAGCAGTACTTCAACCGGGTAAAGGATTTAGTGGATCAGCATCAGCCCGACCTGCTGTACACGGATGGAGGCATCGTCCT
Coding sequences:
- a CDS encoding alpha-L-fucosidase, translating into MLNTTRRQALKLLSGAGVTLATKNMFSQTVTSGPFKASLDSLKTWTIPDWFADAKFGIWAHWGPQSAVGDGDWYARNMYVEGTPQYAYHLQRFGPQSKVGYKDLIHLFTASKWDPEHLMDLYAKAGAKYFFSMGVHHDGYDLWNSKYQPRWNSVASGPKRDVVGEWGAAARKRGLRFGVSEHLSNSFEWLAPSHLADTKGPFAGVPYDGQDQAFADLYHDYSKEPKGFARSIAKDAMGRNQAPEWWKQQYFNRVKDLVDQHQPDLLYTDGGIVLGAYGAGTVAELYNVGPTTYDGKPATVYFSKTRTDCVDGHTCVVDHERNVIGEIDPVPWQTDTCIGEWHYKVGVVYKPAKKVIDMLVDIVSKNGNLLLNFPLPASGELDPEELKVLEGITAWIAVNGEAIYATRPWKIYGEGPSTKVVIKASGEEFDPNEGKKPDLGATDMRFTSKGDTLYVFAMGWPQGDLHVASLALVGAQQPSKAVDVRLLGHEQPLQFTHDERGLRVSMPSQPTATAAIGVALRIRFV